One Cheilinus undulatus linkage group 22, ASM1832078v1, whole genome shotgun sequence DNA window includes the following coding sequences:
- the LOC121504142 gene encoding zinc finger protein RFP-like, whose protein sequence is MMLSLSFLASLPEDHFQCSICLSVFSDPVTTPCGHNFCKTCLSDHWDKSDTCHCPMCNKRFYIRPEISTNEVIEEISTEIKRRKLEMPESDTAPWQVKCDVCTETKFKASKSCLVCWTSYCEAHLEPHHRVPALMRHKLIDPVENLEERKCEKHDRLLELFCRDEQVFICLLCSETDHKDHETVPVEEEAAQQKEDIGSKQARIKMMNDERVEKIKEFTNSSEITKEKAEKEIEDSEKLFSNLMTHVQETQTKLTTNIKEKLRKSQKKDSAMIEELQAEINELQKTYSELEALSQSDDSFQLLQTLQTLNTMSATKNWSNIGVYSDLCVQTVRRAMTRLVHYFQSELKALTEKELTKMKQYKESVTFDSDTAGCGLVVTEFGKRLKYFSNARDSPSDDLFKFDCPMVLGKTGFTSGRHYWEVRVGLRNNWDIGVATATADRSGKKALRRENGFFAIGKRGFDYQVHCTPYTVLNLCPRPRDIGVYLDYNEGRVSFFDVDRKQHIYSFTQASFTGKVFPYFYLHSRAKKSEPLVISSMEDWASLVARLRSVEQDKK, encoded by the exons ATGATGTTATCCTTAAGCTTCCTCGCCTCATTGCCGGAGGATCACTTTCAGTGCTCCATCTGTCTGAGTGTCTTCAGCGACCCGGTCACCACCCCATGTGGCCACAACTTCTGCAAGACCTGCCTGAGCGATCACTGGGACAAAAGCGACACATGCCACTGCCCCATGTGTAATAAAAGATTCTACATAAGACCTGAGATCTCCACAAATGAGGTCATCGAGGAGATTTCTACCGAAATAAAGCGGCGGAAACTTGAAATGCCCGAGAGTGACACTGCACCGTGGCAGGTGAAGTGTGACGTTTGCACGGAGACCAAATTCAAGGCTTCGAAGTCATGTCTTGTTTGTTGGACATCGTACTGCGAAGCCCACCTGGAACCTCACCACAGAGTCCCTGCCCTGATGAGACACAAGCTGATCGACCCGGTGGAGAACCTGGAGGAGAGGAAGTGTGAGAAGCACGACAGACTTCTGGAGCTTTTCTGCAGGGATGAGCAGGTGTTTATCTGTCTGCTGTGCAGTGAGACCGACCATAAAGACCACGAGACGGTTCCTGTTGAAGAAGAAGCAGCTCAGCAGAAA gagGATATTGGGTCCAAACAGGCAAGgattaaaatgatgaatgacGAAAGAGTGGAAAAGATAAAGGAATTTACAAACTCATCTGAAATAACCAAA GAGAAAGCTGAAAAAGAAATTGAAGACAGTGAAAAGCTCTTCAGTAATCTGATGACTCATGTACAAGAGACACAGACTAAACTGACAACGAATATCAAAGAGAAGCTGAGAAAATCACAGAAGAAAGACAGCGCCATGATCGAAGAGCTGCAAGCGGAAATCAATGAACTGCAGAAGACGTATTCTGAGCTGGAGGCGCTTTCGCAAAGTGACGACTCTTTTCAACTCCTGCAG ACTTTACAGACCTTGAACACCATGTCAGCTACCAAGAACTGGTCTAATATCGGTGTGTACTCGGACCTGTGCGTGCAGACGGTGAGGAGAGCCATGACTCGTCTTGTCCACTATTTTCAATCAGAGCTGAAAGCTCTGACTGAGAAAG AATTGACCAAGATGAAACAATATAAAG AGTCGGTGACATTCGATTCTGACACTGCTGGTTGCGGCCTTGTCGTGACTGAATTTGGAAAACGCTTGAAGTACTTCAGCAATGCCAGGGACTCTCCTTCTGATGACCTCTTCAAGTTTGACTGTCCCATGGTTTTGGGAAAGACAGGCTTCACATCTGGACGCCACTACTGGGAGGTCAGAGTGGGACTGAGAAACAACTGGGATATTGGAGTTGCAACAGCAACCGCGGACAGATCAGGAAAGAAAGCCCTGAGGAGAGAAAACGGCTTCTTTGCCATCGGAAAAAGGGGTTTCGATTATCAGGTTCATTGCACACCCTACACGGTTCTTAACCTGTGCCCCAGGCCGAGGGATATAGGAGTGTATTTGGATTACAATGAAGGCAGAGTCTCTTTCTTTGATGTGGACAGAAAGCAGCACATTTATTCTTTCACACAAGCATCATTCACTGGGAAGGTCTTCCCATACTTCTACCTGCACAGCAGAGCCAAGAAATCTGAGCCTTTGGTCATTTCCTCAATGGAAGATTGGGCGTCACTTGTTGCTCGCCTTCGTTCTGTCGAACAGGATAAAAAATAA